The Thermoplasma acidophilum DSM 1728 genome includes a window with the following:
- a CDS encoding DUF2250 domain-containing protein — translation MSEYEKEIDELINDYDMLRVLKHFTIAHVDYAKNITRYTEIPQMRVREYLKRLKDLGLLDYYTNTSIKRTEAKLKKSAEVHKHHTYYQINKKAEAVLKEITPKLYVHHLKSADLQMLCSRKERKENPEACSSLLRMGLIDKCYDLTDLGREVFDTARRMQILHCEDRN, via the coding sequence ATGTCGGAGTACGAGAAGGAGATAGATGAGCTCATAAACGACTACGATATGCTGCGTGTGTTAAAGCATTTCACAATAGCGCACGTCGATTACGCAAAAAATATTACAAGATACACGGAGATCCCGCAGATGAGGGTGCGTGAATATCTGAAGCGGCTCAAGGATCTTGGTCTCCTGGATTATTATACAAACACATCAATAAAGAGAACCGAGGCCAAGCTGAAGAAGAGCGCGGAGGTGCATAAGCATCACACCTATTACCAGATAAACAAAAAGGCCGAAGCGGTTCTTAAGGAGATCACACCAAAATTATACGTTCATCATTTGAAGTCTGCGGATCTGCAGATGCTGTGTAGCAGGAAGGAAAGAAAGGAAAATCCCGAGGCATGCAGTTCGCTCCTCCGCATGGGCCTCATAGATAAATGCTATGATCTGACCGATCTCGGAAGGGAAGTATTCGATACTGCAAGAAGG